A stretch of the Lolium perenne isolate Kyuss_39 chromosome 3, Kyuss_2.0, whole genome shotgun sequence genome encodes the following:
- the LOC127342952 gene encoding glycosyltransferase family 92 protein Os08g0121900-like, protein MPSRRRRNRNRVLSCVGAASVGALLFFGAQSSIGLGGATWSHHQDQLFRSPGPPPPETLMSMPRQTSEADLSFARRLLPTRRHSPPQLREDAVLLPDREVLVLSADPAVGNAMCVFQGGASSPARALGRLPGPGRHAYLCPLPGSEQPLQPPPLLLSSSSYSSSAAPPATAPAPAPAADFRKLLNWNDSLVFDSAPVPGGDLLLFAKGTNHRQGVINTATSNIQCIYSRDSDGMVASSPATTSAQQVIRCPPPPAPLSSSNLHVTVALNGQEPLPSLATYSPQNTALPVTRERKSICACTMVRNVAKFLPEWVRYHAAVGVQKFFLYDNASEDDLAGQVSSLNSAGIDISTVAWPWTKTQEAGLSHCAALNQPSCEWMAFTDVDEFMFSPNWNEVDKPSKSLLESVVSVDPEVGQIFLPCYDFGPSGQTAHPQEGVCQGYTCRLTRAERHKSLVRLDAVADSLANSVHHFTLKPGFQKMWTTLARINHYKYQAWTEFKSKFKRRVSAYVADWTDPVNLQSHDRAPGLGVDPVEPAGWAESFCELKDYTMKKLSEKWFGIGSGGRGAITEFNSNGDIAPSPSLP, encoded by the coding sequence atgCCGAGTCGTCGCCGCCGCAACCGCAACCGCGTCCTCTCCTGCGTCGGCGCAGCTTCGGTGGGTGCGCTGCTCTTTTTCGGCGCCCAGAGCAGCATCGGCCTTGGCGGCGCTACTTGGTCGCACCACCAGGACCAGCTCTTCCGGTCGCCGGGGCCACCGCCGCCGGAAACCCTAATGTCGATGCCGCGCCAGACGTCAGAGGCCGATCTGTCCTTCGCAAGGCGCCTACTGCCCACCCGCCGCCACTCCCCGCCGCAACTCCGGGAGGATGCCGTCCTCCTCCCGGACCGGGAGGTTCTCGTCCTGTCCGCTGACCCTGCCGTGGGGAACGCCATGTGCGTCTTCCAGGGTGGGGCGTCCTCCCCGGCGCGCGCGCTCGGGAGGCTGCCGGGGCCCGGGCGCCACGCCTACCTCTGCCCCCTGCCTGGCTCAGAGCAGCCGCTCCAACCACCACCCCTGCTGCTTTCATCTTCCTCTTACTCCTCCTCCGCTGCTCCCCCTGCGACTGCCCCCGCCCCTGCCCCTGCCGCTGATTTCCGCAAGTTGCTCAATTGGAACGACAGTCTGGTCTTTGATTCCGCCCCTGTCCCTGGAGGCGATCTTCTCCTCTTCGCCAAGGGCACGAACCACCGCCAAGGGGTCATCAACACTGCCACTTCCAACATCCAGTGCATCTACAGCAGAGACTCCGATGGCATGGTGGCCTCCTCCCCCGCCACCACTTCAGCCCAGCAGGTGATCAGGTGCCCCCCTCCACCGGCTCCTTTAAGTTCCAGCAACCTCCATGTCACAGTAGCCCTCAACGGCCAGGAGCCTTTACCCTCACTTGCCACCTACAGTCCACAAAACACTGCCCTGCCTGTGACACGTGAAAGGAAATCGATCTGTGCCTGCACCATGGTTCGAAATGTCGCCAAGTTTCTGCCTGAGTGGGTGAGGTACCATGCAGCAGTGGGTGTTCAGAAGTTCTTTCTATACGACAATGCAAGCGAGGATGACCTAGCAGGGCAGGTCTCTAGTTTGAACTCTGCTGGCATTGATATCTCCACCGTGGCCTGGCCCTGGACCAAAACGCAGGAAGCAGGGCTTTCTCATTGCGCAGCCTTGAATCAACCTTCCTGTGAATGGATGGCATTCACGGACGTAGATGAATTCATGTTTTCACCAAACTGGAACGAGGTCGACAAGCCTTCGAAATCGTTGCTTGAGTCAGTTGTTTCCGTTGATCCGGAGGTTGGCCAAATATTCCTCCCCTGCTACGATTTTGGTCCCTCTGGCCAAACAGCACATCCGCAGGAAGGGGTGTGCCAAGGCTACACCTGCCGGCTGACGAGAGCTGAGCGTCACAAATCATTGGTCCGCCTTGACGCGGTGGCAGATTCGCTTGCAAATTCTGTACACCATTTTACACTAAAGCCTGGTTTCCAGAAAATGTGGACTACTTTGGCTCGCATAAACCACTACAAGTATCAAGCTTGGACAGAATTCAAATCGAAGTTCAAACGACGCGTGTCAGCATACGTGGCAGATTGGACAGATCCCGTTAACCTGCAATCCCATGACCGGGCCCCCGGTCTGGGAGTTGATCCTGTTGAACCAGCTGGCTGGGCGGAGAGCTTTTGCGAGCTTAAGGATTATACTATGAAGAAACTAAGTGAGAAGTGGTTCGGAATTGGGTCTGGAGGCCGTGGAGCAATAACAGAGTTCAACTCTAACGGTGACATTGCTCCCTCCCCCTCTCTTCCATAG